One window of the Colletotrichum lupini chromosome 9, complete sequence genome contains the following:
- a CDS encoding FAD binding domain-containing protein translates to MRQSSTLTWTCVLLAPLAASKSLIADYNSCQSACVSLSSQLSVESGGDYIAEFEQQPITGPGVDVGSLYWSQQQQAVRPACLVHARGAQDVALVVQTSRSTGCPFAVRGGGHSDIPGFSNSHGGITVNMAGLGNIEVDASAGVARIGAGAKWGAVFKELDKTNKTVVGGRLTGVGVGGLLLGGGLSHLSGLHGLACDNVRNYEIVLANGSIFDVSHSTHPDLYRALRGGGNNFGVVTRFDLDLYDQGLMWGGLHVWPLLPSVTSAITSAFVEFGHDAPSDKHVSLFAGLGFMQGNFAWAVGQYDTLGREEPPIFSKFRDDVETYGAPKVVTTARVTSLSDLAEELNLSEPAGIRSRFTTATFRMDVDLLRLMAGYFVAEVEKAVENGLREDERFAPMLGIQPLTKNIIGAQSKRGGNVMGLDEESGPLIVCSFGWEWSRDEDDAVVITGIKSVLEKSVAAAKEKGLYHPFKYMNYAAEDQDPVASYGAENVEFLKKVRHIYDSDGLFTELVPGGHKIK, encoded by the exons ATGCGCCAATCATCGACCTTGACTTGGACCTGCGTCCTCCTTGCTCCCCTTGCAGCGAGTAAAAGCCTCATAGCAGACTACAATTCATGCCAGAGTGCG TGCGTCTCGCTATCTAGTCAGCTATCCGTCGAGTCGGGTGGCGACTACATTGCAGAGTTCGAGCAGCAGCCTATCACTGGGCCGGGAGTCGACGTCGGATCTCTGTACTGgtcgcagcagcagcaggccgTCCGGCCGGCCTGCCTTGTCCACGCCCGTGGGGCCCAGGACGTCGCACTCGTGGTGCAGACATCGCGCTCCACGGGGTGCCCCTTTGCCGTCCGCGGGGGTGGCCACTCGGACATTCCCGGGTTCAGTAATAGTCATGGTGGGATCACCGTCAACATGGCCGGCTTAGGCAATATCGAAGTGGACGCGAGTGCCGGTGTAGCTCGAATAGGCGCAGGCGCAAAGTGGGGGGCAGTCTTCAAGGAGCTTGATAAGACGAACAAGACTGTTGTTGGGGGCCGACTGACTGGGGTTGGTGTTGGAGGATTGCTTCTGGGCGGTGGGCTTAGCCACTTGTCTGGATTACATGGGTTGGCGTGCGACAACGTTCGCAACTACGAG ATTGTCCTTGCCAATGGCAGCATCTTCGACGTCTCGCACTCCACCCACCCGGATCTCTACCGAGCGCTTCGCGGCGGTGGCAACAACTTTGGAGTCGTGACCCGTTTCGATCTAGACTTGTATGATCAAGGCCTCATGTGGGGAGGCCTGCACGTCTGGCCGTTGCTACCATCCGTGACATCGGCCATCACGTCAGCCTTCGTAGAATTCGGACACGACGCCCCGTCAGACAAGCATGTCTCATTGTTTGCAGGCCTTGGGTTCATGCAGGGCAACTTCGCCTGGGCCGTGGGGCAGTATGACACGCTCGGAAGAGAGGAACCTCCCATCTTTTCCAAGTTCAGAGACGATGTCGAGACATATGGAGCTCCCAAGGTTGTCACAACGGCAAGGGTCACGTCACTATCGGACCTTGCTGAAGAGCTGAATCTTTCAGAGCCCGCGGGCATACGGAGCCGGTTCACGACAGCCACCTTCAGGATGGATGTGGATCTGCTTCGACTGATGGCCGGCTACTTTGTGGCAGAGGTCGAAAAGGCTGTGGAGAATGGCTTGCGTGAAGATGAACGCTTTGCGCCAATGTTGGGCATCCAACCCCTGACGAAGAACATCATCGGGGCACAATCCAAGCGCGGAGGAAATGTGATGGGTCTCGATGAAGAATCTGGACCACTCATTG TCTGTTCTTTTGGTTGGGAATGGTCTCGTGATGAAGACGATGCTGTCGTGATTACCGGCATCAAGAGCGTTCTTGAGAAATCCGTAGCCGCGGCGAAGGAAAAGGGTTTGTATCATCCTTTCAAGTACATGAACTATGCCGCGGAAGACCAAGATCCTGTCGCAAGCTATGGAGCTGAAAACGTTGAGTTCTTGAAAAAGGTCAGACACATCTACGACAGCGACGGACTGTTCACGGAGCTAGTGCCTGGTGGCCACAAGATCAAATGA
- a CDS encoding benzoate 4-monooxygenase cytochrome P450, with the protein MAFTSPLSTWSSGQQLSLALVILALALVSVVIYGCFLHPLRRIPGPFLAKFSPLWIMRALHRMRFNSELQSLHQQYGPVVRVGPNEVSFASLEAETAIYAKQEDGRFSKDGTFLTLFSDLVLNAPTLITIPDPTLHRKLHKVIQQAFTPQALARQEPIQKLHIDMAMSEFEELAKSGGTVDIADTLETMFWEIIGDLAFGEPLMSGKRPTYESLKQLGKSTMPMVEALSFFLALPGIAPVLGIARSLITALPFPSQLSKLVPSSKLRDCAERQDGREDFLTAIMGSEKQDLTLDADAFFSNAMGLTYVQTDLLNATFAYIYHSLAGYQTTATTLSATFYHILRYPEAYNRVCFEIRSTFASDEEITGARLGRLPFLNACIRETLRLLPPANGKTAQRTAPSCTIDGVHIPAGTTVSADLYTIQRSPEYFVDPASFRPERWLDGAEDTEFKGDNRTAYRPFLIGSRACIGREMAQQSIRLIVAKLLWRYDFQQLDQDGFVWERDAGSSLIYTDYKIMVHVMKASGRS; encoded by the exons ATGGCCTTCACTTCACCATTATCGACCTGGAGTTCGGGACAGCAATTGAGTCTTGCATTGGTTATC TTGGCACTGGCTCTCGTGTCAGTCGTTATCTATGGCTGCTTCTTGCATCCTCTCCGCCGCATTCCTGGCCCATTTCTGGCCAAATTCTCTCCG CTATGGATTATGAGGGCTCTGCACCGCATGAGATTCAACTCGGAACTGCAATCTCTTCATCAACAATACG GACCTGTTGTGCGAGTCGGACCCAACGAAGTCTCGTTTGCTTCACTTGAAGCGGAAACAGCAATTTACGCGAAACAAGAGGATGGTCGCTTTTCCAAGGATGGGACCTTCTTGACGCTCTTCTCGGACCTCGTATTGAACGCTCCGACCCTCATCACCATACCTGACCCTACACTTCACAGGAAATTGCACAAGGTGATCCAGCAAGCCTTCACCCCTCAGGCGCTTGCAAGGCAAGAACCTATCCAGAAGCTGCATATTGACATGGCCATGTCCGAATTCGAAGAACTTGCCAAGAGCGGCGGTACCGTGGACATCGCTGACACGTTGGAGACGATGTTCTGGGAAATCATTGGTGATCTTGCTTTCGGCGAACCTCTCATGTCTGGAAAGCGCC CTACTTACGAGTCATTGAAGCAGCTTGGTAAATCTACGATGCCCATGGTCGAAGCCTTGAGCTTTTTCCTCGCCCTGCCTGGGATTGCCCCAGTACTTGGGATTGCTAGAAGCCTCATCACAGCATTGCCGTTTCCGTCGCAACTCTCCAAGCTTGTGCCGTCTTCGAAGTTGCGCGA CTGTGCCGAAAGGCAAGACGGAAGAGAAGACTTCTTGACCGCTATCATGGGCAGCGAGAAGCAGGACCTGACGCTCGACGCGGATGCATTCTTCAGTAATGCCATGGGGCTGACGTACGTACAAACCGATCTCCTCAATGCGACTTTTGCTTATATATATCACAGCCTGGCCGGATACCAGACAACAGCTACGACACTGTCCGCCACTTTCTACCACATCTTGCGCTATCCTGAGGCGTATAACAGAGTTTGCTTCGAGATCCGCTCGACCTTTGCCAGTGACGAAGAAATCACAGGAGCGCGGCTCGGCAGGCTGCCATTCCTGAACGCCTGTATCCGAGAGACCCTGAGGTTACTTCCACCCGCAAACGGCAAAACTGCACAGCGTACTGCTCCTTCATGCACCATAGATGGGGTGCACATCCCTGCCGGTACCACAGTCTCCGCTGATCTTTACACAATCCAAAGGTCGCCGGAGTATTTCGTAGACCCCGCCAGCTTCCGCCCCGAGAGATGGCTCGATGGTGCGGAAGACACCGAGTTCAAGGGGGACAACAGGACCGCTTATCGTCCTTTCCTCATTGGAAGTAGGGCATGTATCGGCAGGGAGATGGCGCAGCAGAGCATCCGACTCATTGTTGCAAAATTGCTTTGGAGATATGACTTTCAGCAGCTGGATCAGGACGGATTTGTTTGGGAGCGCGACGCCGGCAGTAGTCTTATTTACACGGACTACAAGATCATGGTGCATGTGATGAAAGCCAGCGGCAGATCATAA
- a CDS encoding cytochrome P450: protein MSLMCFFGSPAVLILPAVVLLYFLTQWVLQTRRPPNFPPGPPPIPILGNALQLPPKKAFFKFQEWSKTYGDIFGIKIGTENYVILSSAEHIRELYEKRGAIYSDRPQPYITSTLINPGTILFMNNDHHIKKLRTALRNHLFGPSELKRVVQVQEAHAALLMKMILDDPGQFHMHLRHWALATPLSVMSGQRVAEGDEVASTKTYFATQDMWLRFLTAARAPPVDLFPVMKYLPAFLAGWKREAATLKKGMFGTMYHMLDGAKAQAAEIASGRRGKETDSVMARMVREGEASKVAGKGPTYGSHELAVLGAGTLDAAVDTVIATTSTVVLIMGAYPEMQRRLQEEVDEVWPGETPGFEDLGRAKYLRACFNEAMRWRTAAPSGVPRVLANEDTYLGYTFPKGTRFLTNTYGIHKDEAWYDRPDEFLPERYMDNPWGVRPELAAAAEREKRHPTYNFGAGRRMCPGLDYAENQILVTIAKLAWEFDVVPARGKRLDTSIETGFHSDLVMGPERFEVEFVPRGEERRKAILEDAMRAEKVVEAWIT, encoded by the exons ATGAGCCTCATGTGCTTCTTCGGCTCCCCGGCCGTCTTGATTCTCCCCGCCGTAGTCCTCCTCTACTTCCTCACCCAATGGGTCCTCCAAACACGAAGACCACCCAACTTCCCCCCCGGCCCGCCTCCCATTCCAATCCTCGGCAATGCCCTCCAACTCCCGCCCAAAAAGGCCTTCTTCAAGTTCCAAGAATGGAGCAAGACCTACGGCGACATCTTCGGCATCAAAATCGGCACCGAAAACTACGTCATCCTCTCTAGCGCAGAACACATCAGAGAACTGTACGAGAAGCGAGGCGCGATATACTCGGACAGACCGCAGCCGTACATCACGAGCACGCTCATCAACCCCGGCACGATCCTGTTTATGAATAATGATCATCATATCAAGAAGCTGCGCACGGCGCTGCGGAATCACTTGTTTGGCCCCAGCGAGCTGAAGCGTGTGGTTCAGGTGCAGGAGGCGCATGCTGCTTTGCTGATGAAGATGATTCTGGACGATCCGGGGCAGTTTCATATGCACTTGAGACATTGGGCTCTTGCTACGCCGCTTTCTGTGATGAGCGGGCAGCGTGTCGCGGAGGGCGATGAAGTCGCTTCGACGAAGACGTACTTCGCCACGCAGGACATGTGGTTGCGGTTCCTCACGGCCGCGCGAGCGCCGCCGGTGGACTTGTTCCCCGTGATGAAGTACCTTCCCGCGTTCCTCGCCGGGTGGAAGCGGGAGGCGGCGACGTTGAAGAAGGGGATGTTTGGGACGATGTACCACATGCTCGACGGGGCTAAAGCGCAGGCTGCGGAGATTGCGAGCGGGAGGAGGGGGAAGGAGACGGATTCGGTTATGGCGAGGATGGTTCGCGAGGGGGAGGCGAGTAAGGTCGCGGGGAAGGGGCCGACGTATGGGAGTCATGAGCTTGCTGTTTTGGGGGCGGGGACGTTGGATGCTGCTGTTGATACTGTGATTGCTACTACTAGTACTGTTGTGCTTATTATGGGTGCATATCCGGAGATGCAGAGGCGGCTTCAGGAGGAGGTTGATGAGGTTTGGCCTGGGGAGACGCCTGGGTTTGAGGATCTTGGGAGGGCGAAGTATCTGAGGGCTTGTTTTAACGAG GCCATGCGCTGGCGCACCGCTGCGCCTTCGGGTGTCCCCCGCGTCCTCGCAAATGAAGACACCTACCTCGGCTACACATTTCCCAAAGGCACGAGGTTCCTGACAAACACATACGGGATCCACAAGGACGAAGCGTGGTACGACCGGCCGGACGAGTTCCTACCGGAGCGATACATGGACAACCCGTGGGGCGTGCGGCCGGagctggcggcggcggcggagcgGGAGAAGAGGCACCCGACGTATAATTTCGGGGCGGGGCGGCGGATGTGTCCCGGGCTGGACTATGCCGAGAACCAGATTTTGGTGACGATTGCGAAGCTGGCGTGGGAATTTGATGTTGTCCCTGCGCGGGggaagaggctagatacgaGTATCGAGACTGGGTTTCATTCTGATCTTGTTATGGGGCCTGAGAGGTTTGAGGTTGAGTTTGTGCCGAGAGGGGAGGAGAGGCGGAAGGCGATTTTGGAGGATGCGATGAGAGCTGAGAAGGTTGTTGAGGCTTGGATTACTTAG
- a CDS encoding geranylgeranyl pyrophosphate synthase, giving the protein MGPLPYQSRHVPAEEARETGCFTTLPIRVHPRDDLADAASRRFVGDWAREMGDGREKKTYFSFSPVGNWSPLIYPEAIPERLGVLAYLSDLGLIHDDTGEGLSIEEAQAEHDELHAALNPDDKSNLDPDSRAMKTKKLVSQCMLECINLDRELGLNMLAAFRDVWLAISEKNSDKEAETLEEYLQYRSDNGGMLVFWPMLQFSLGISLSEAEHELVQPIIDAATEGLLLANDYFSWERELRELQSGQSKRIVSAVELFARTMGLSVEDAKEAVKSRIIKSESDFCQRRDDLYTARPNISLKLRRWIDCAGLAVSGNHYWCSACPRQNAWKNETLSNGQNGHGLDQIHNGDGFKTVPIANETATKLQSTDIKILSNGDGGNATINGNGVKTVVNGNGVKRKLSEYGMASPEQEPIVPKKRSMDLDVSCQKHDIQTVSQYPHYKPSNLAMDAPAAYISGMPSKGVRGTLIDALNTWLHVPSAAVKTITSVVNLLHNASLILDDLEDNSPLRRGLPSAHVIFGQAQSINSANFMFVRAVQEVAQSLSPAALTAVLEELEGLYLGQSWDLYWKFNLACPTEAEYVNMIDHKTGGMFRMLLRVMQAESTATETSGLDFERLTLLFGRFFQIRDDYMNFGDYAAQKGLCEDLDEGKFSYPIVYCLANHPEYRGHILGVFRQRPTVATTTASPLSKESKAHLVSCLRKCGAFEKTLDCLRDVERELESEIDRLERLTGEANPMLRLCLAKLSTKGIAKLG; this is encoded by the exons ATGGGTCCCTTACCATACCAATCGAGACACGTACCGGCGGAGGAAGCTCGAGAGACGGGTTGCTTTACAACCCTTCCGATCCGAGTTCATCCACGGGACGACCTCGCTGATGCAGCCAGCCGGCGATTTGTCGGAGACTGGGCTAGGGAAATGGGAGATGGCCGAGAGAAGAAGACTTACTTCTCGTTTTCGCCTGTAGGCAATTGGTCTCCTCTCATTTACCCCGAAGCCATTCCCGAGCGTCTAGGAGTTTTGGCATATCTTTCGGATTTGGGCTTGATTCATGATG ACACTGGGGAGGGCCTCAGCATCGAGGAAGCCCAAGCCGAGCACGATGAGCTTCATGCTGCCTTGAACCCAGACGACAAGAGTAATTTGGATCCTGACTCAAGGGCAATGAAAACCAAGAAGCTCGTCTCACAGTGCATGCTTGAGTGTATCAACCTCGACCGTGAGCTTGGGTTGAATATGCTCGCTGCCTTTCGTGATGTCTGGCTCGCTATCAGCGAGAAGAACAGCGACAAGGAGGCAGAGACATTAGAAGAATATCTACAATACCGCAGTGACAACGGCGGCATGCT AGTTTTCTGGCCCATGCTGCAATTCAGCTTAGGAATATCCCTCTCGGAAGCGGAGCATGAGCTCGTACAGCCCATCATTGACGCGGCCACTGAAGGTCTTTTATTGGCGAATGACTACTTCAGCTGGGAGCGCGAACTGAGAGAACTCCAGTCTGGTCAATCCAAGAGGATTGTGAGCGCTGTGGAGCTGTTTGCCCGAACAATGGGACTTTCCGTTGAGGATGCCAAGGAGGCGGTCAAATCCAGGATCATCAAGTCAGAGAGTGATTTCTGTCAACGCCGCGATGATCTCTATACAGCTCGGCCCAACATATCATTGAAGTTGAGAAGATGGATTGATTGCGCTGGCCTAGCGGTTTCAGGAAACCACTATTGGTGCTCTGCTTGTCCGAGACAAAACGCGTGGAAGAACGAAACACTTTCAAATGGCCAAAACGGCCATGGTCTTGATCAAATTCACAACGGAGACGGGTTCAAGACGGTGCCCATCGCTAATGAAACTGCTACCAAGCTTCAAAGCACCGACATCAAGATTCTCTCGAACGGTGACGGGGGCAACGCGACCATCAACGGAAATGGTGTCAAAACTGTTGTCAATGGCAACGGAGTCAAAAGAAAACTCTCAGAGTACGGAATGGCAAGTCCAGAACAAGAGCCAATTGTTCCGAAAAAGAGAAGCATGGACCTAGATGTTTCGTGTCAAAAACACGACATTCAGACGGTCTCCCAGTACCCCCATTACAAACCGTCCAACCTGGCCATGGATGCGCCGGCAGCCTACATCTCAGGAATGCCTTCCAAAGGTGTCCGCGGCACCCTGATTGATGCTCTCAACACCTGGCTACACGTGCCTTCAGCAGCGGTCAAGACAATCACGTCAGTTGTAAATTTGTTGCACAATGCATCACTCATTTTGGACGACCTGGAAGACAACTCTCCACTCAGGCGGGGGCTCCCATCAGCCCACGTCATCTTCGGGCAAGCCCAGTCCATCAACAGCGCAAACTTCATGTTCGTCCGGGCAGTACAGGAAGTAGCTCAGAGTCTCAGCCCAGCTGCACTGACAGCAGTGCTTGAAGAGCTTGAAGGCCTCTACCTCGGGCAAAGCTGGGACCTGTACTGGAAGTTCAACCTGGCATGCCCTACCGAGGCTGAATACGTCAATATGATTGACCACAAGACCGGCGGCATGTTCAGGATGTTGCTACGGGTCATGCAGGCCGAGAGCACAGCTACGGAGACATCAGGCCTCGACTTCGAGCGGCTGACCCTGCTCTTCGGGCGCTTCTTCCAGATCCGGGATGACTACATGAACTTCGGAGACTACGCGGCCCAAAAGGGTCTCTGCGAGGATCTGGACGAGGGCAAGTTCTCGTACCCCATTGTCTACTGCCTCGCAAACCACCCGGAATATCGCGGGCATATCCTTGGCGTGTTCAGGCAGCGACCGACGGTAGCCACGACTACCGCTTCTCCGCTTTCCAAAGAGAGCAAGGCGCATCTGGTGAGCTGCCTACGCAAGTGTGGAGCGTTTGAGAAGACGCTCGACTGCTTGCGGGACGTTGAGCGGGAGCTGGAGTCGGAAATCGACCGACTGGAGCGTTTGACAGGAGAAGCCAACCCCATGCTCCGCCTGTGCCTTGCAAAGCTAAGCACAAAGGGGATTGCCAAGTTGGGATAG